Genomic segment of Cottoperca gobio chromosome 6, fCotGob3.1, whole genome shotgun sequence:
TCCAGTGTTAGAGATATCAGCCGCAGACAGGAGTGCcttctctcaaatataatgGAGCGAGATGACATCCAGGCTCGAGGTTGAAAAACTAAACCGTAATGTTTCGCTCCAGAAATTacgacccggttactcaagatatcCAAAGACCTTGTTGTGAGAAGTTtaatgtaggaactattttctttctgtcaaaCTACATCCGCAAACGAGTGAGCACGAGCCCACACCGCAAGGTGTGAGGATTCTCCTGAATAACCAGGTCATGGtgagaggaaaaacattttgtttttgggtTTACTGTCTCTATAATATGAAAGGACAGATACATGCTGTGATACATTTTGAGAATGTATCAAagatacaaaaatacacaaataaccTAATGTTTACGTCTTTACAACACAAGTCTGCTAAATTGCATTCATTACAtgactgactgtgtgtctcGGTTTGTCCCTCCTGCAGGTCAGTGAAATACTGGGCACAACAGCCCCCAAGCAGCAGGCTTCACTTACTGTGTCCTGCCGCGGGGAGGTGGGCTGGAGCTCCTTGGGACAACAGCAGACCCTGCAGAAGTTTCTGGAATACAAACTAAACCCTGAGTCTGTTCTTCCCAAGATGGAGGGCGTCACCGAGTTCACAGAGTACAGTCTCTGAGACGGTCGACGTCCCTTCACCTTTTGACCTCCTGGAGCCGCCCACATCCGGAGGCTTCTTAAAACTGTCCAAGCCGTGTTGCTACATCTTTCCCGGCGGACGAGGAGACTCTGCTCTCTTTTCCGTGAACGGCTTCAACATCTTAGTGGATGGAGGCTCTGAACGAAAGTCATGCTTCTGGAAGCTGGTTCGTCACTTGGACCGCATTGACTCGgtgctgctcacacacatcGGTGCTGACAACCTCCCGGGCATCAATGGTCTGCTTCAGAGAAAGATAGCGGAACAGGAAGAGGAGCAGTCTCAGGGCTCCATCAACTATAGCGACTGGATGAAGAACCTGATCTCTCCTGAACTAGGCGTGGTGTTCTTCAACGTGCCCTGAGAAGCTCCGCATGCCAGAATCTAATCTTAAAGTGAAACGCAGCATCGAAGAGGCCTCCCTGACTTTGCAGTACCTTAACAAACTAGGAATCAAACCGGAGCCTCTCGCTCGAGTGGCCAGCAACACCATTGAGCCCATTACTCTGTTCCACAAGATGGGAGTGGGCAGGTTAGACATGTATGTTCTCAACCCTGTCAAAGACAGTAAAGAGATGCAGTTTTTAATGCAGAAGTGGGCTGGCAACAGCAAGGCCAAAACTGGTATTGTGCTGCCCAATGGGAAAGAAGGAGAAATATCTGTGCCCTACCTGACATCAGTAACAGCCTTAGTCGTCTGGCTTCCTGCCAACCCTGCAGAAAAGATCATCCGAGTGCTGTTCCCTGGGAATGCACCACAGAACAAGATCCTAGAGGGGCTGGAAAAATTAAAGCACCTTGACTTCTTGCGCTATCCTGTAGCCACACAAAAGGACATTGCCTCCGGAGCTTCTCCCTCTGTTATAAAACAAACCAAGTtaaaacaaagaacagacaGCAAAGAGAGCCTCAAGTCATCCCCGAAGACTACTGCAAAAGCctcaaagaaagaaactgaaggACAAGATGATGTGTCAGCCGccacagagacaaagagtgaCTCTGTCAAGGAAAATATGTCAGAGAAAAAAGACGAGACTAAGCCTACTAAAACTATCAAGTCTAAAAGTGATGtgccagaaaagaaaaaactcctGAAAGAAAAATCCTTAAAAAAGCACCCGAAGGAAAGGGTGTCAAAAATGGATGAGAAAAAGgacaaggaaaagaaagagatcaAGAAAGTGAAGAGGGATGACTCCGCTAAGAAAGATGAAAAGAGAGATGTTAAGTCCAGAGATGACAAAAAGAAGGACGCATCCAAACCAGAGCTGAGAAAAATGACAAAGCCTGACCTGAAACCGTTTACACCAGAAGTCAGAAAGACATTACACAAAGCTAAAGTGTCAAGTAAAGCAAAGACCGGAAAAGTCAAAGCAGCGAAGGCTTTACCTGCTGAGCCGAAGCCAGAGGAGCCGAAACCTGAAACTATTCAACCTGAACCGATAGAGAATGGAGCTGTTGAGGGCACGTCTGTTCCCTCTTCCCCCAGAGACCTCTCCAAGGATTTTGAAGACGTGGAAAAAGCTGTAACTGTATCAGCAAAGCCTCAAGACGACTATGAGCCGACATCACAAAGCCTTACCCAAGAGAAGCAGGATGCACAAGAATCTATCTCTGAAGTTCCACCTGCCGCAAAGTCTCCAGAAAAAGAGGCTTCAGCCTCAGACGCAGGAGCTGAAGTTGAAGAAAAAGACGAGGAGTTGAGAGAAATCGAAGACGCTCAAAAGTTTGAGGATGAAGGAGCAGCATCTCaggatgaggaagatgaggaagaggaggaaggagaggccccagctgctgaaaagaaaacagaagaggaggaagaagaagatatgGGAATaggtgaagaggaggatgaagcaAAATGGAAGGACGATGGGCTCGACAGGAAACATGAGTTGGAAGAAATGGAGAAATCAGAAAATCTCTCAGCTAAGGTTGTGATGAAAGAGGAGCTACAGATGATTCCAtccgaggaagaggaagaggaggaggaggaggcagtggAGAAAGCCGAACTGGAGGAGGTAGAAGATTTAGATGTAATAGCAGATGAAGAGATCAAATCTGAAGATGGAATTAAAGAAGAAATGActgcagctgaagaagaagaggaagaggaggagggctACCTGTCACATGTCGGAGGGGCCACAGCTCCAATAACCTCAGTAGTTCAGGGAGCCGCCGCAGCCGAACCCATCTCCTACATCCAAGACGAGACCATCCCCGGCTACTCTGAGACGGAGCAGACCATCTCTGACGAGGAGATTCacgaggaggcagaggagaggataCCACACCTTCAATACGACGTCGGTACCTACGACATCTCTGTTCCAGATCAAACCGGATCCTTTGTAAACATTCACGGCATGAGGGAAATGCAAGCTGCGGCTATAACCGAGAAATGCTATATGCCAGGCGTGCAGGAGCAGGTATCTGTGTTCACCAACATCATCACTGCTCCTCTGGCAGAAGAGGAGCATGTGTCTTCTGCGACGTCCATCACAGAGTATGACAAAGTGTGCTCCTTCCCTACTTCTATCGCCGAAGACCATTCTGCGGCATCTGTCGCAGCACCTGCAGCTGAGGAACCACTCAAAAGCCCCGTCACCCTGCCAACCCCACCTGACGCCAGCCAAGGCAAAGAGCAGCCACGCTCTGCAGAAACTCTTTCCCCACCTTCTTTAGAAGAAGACAAACAATACAAGTCTCTATCTGAAGACTTGCAGCTTCCTGTGGCAGAATTGAAAATGCCGGTTAAAGCTCCTGAAGCTCccgatgaagaggaggaggaggaggaagaagaagaggaggatgaagaccAAACTCCTAATGTTGAAATTTCTCTTGAGAAACTCCAAGAGGGCTATGCGTCATCCCAAGTATTACAGGGTAAAGATATCGAAAAGCTCGCTGGCTCAGTGTCTCCAGCTTTGATACAAGACACCAAACCAGTCCATCTACCAGTTGAAGAAGAGAATAAAGATGCTGCTGCACCAAAAGATATTTCATCTGTTGTGCCTACTAGACCTTTTGGATCAGACTCAGTGACTTCAGAGAGTGAAGAGCGCTGCTTCAGTCCGGATGATATCACTGTGAAAATGGCCTCCCCTCCACAGTCCGGACCACCGAGTGCAGCTCACTCTCCTCTTCGGCTGTCTCCAGTGGAAGACAAGATTAAGGTCTTCCCGGATTTGGAGCTGCAAAAGCAAGAGGAGCTCCTCGTTGTCGTCGCAGCAGCTGAAGACAAAactaaaaagaaagatgaagcaGATGTTGACAAACAGAAAGCAGATCAGCTTGAAGAAGTCTCAACATCTTTGGACGAACCATTTGAGAAGGACATAAAAGAGGTTCCAGAGATGGAGTCAGAAAAAGATGCCAAACATGCAGAAACAATCCCCACTATTGTTGCATCTTTACCAGAAGTTCAGTCACCCATGTTAGGGAGGGAATCCTTCATCTCCTCTGGACAAAGTGATGAAGAGCTTGACGCTAGGCTCAAAGAGAAGGACCCGAAAGTGCCTGTTCCAGGTACAGTTCAAGAGAGGGAGAGTAGTttccatgatgatgatgatgatgatgatgatgatgatgatgatgatgacaaatCTGCAGTCAAAACCGTTAAGGCggagcaggagaaagaaaaggacgACACCTCGGATGTCATACAAATGAAGGATGAGCAAAAACAGAAATCAGTCATCCAGGAAGACTTTTCTACTATTATGTCCATCACAGATGAGGACGCGGGAGTAAAGGATGACACCTCTGGTGTTAAACCCATCAAAGAAGAGCAAACTGCAACGGCCACTGTTGATAGCGCCATTAACGATGAACAGAAAGAGCCTGAAAAAGACCAAACTCCTGACACTACTGAAGAAGCACAGATGGAAGGTGTTGCTTCTCAGGTCAAACAAATCAAAGATGAACAGAAGCAGAAATATGATGACATTGACCTCACACCTGAAGATGTTGTTAAAGAAACTGAGTTTAAAAAGGGCCCTTTGTCTGAAAGTGAGATtctgaaagaggaggagaaaaagacagacaagGGTGACATTAGCTCTATAAAgactgaagaaaaagaaagtgaaaaggtCCACGCTACAGATATTAAGCCTGTTAAAGACgagatggagaaagaggtaAAGAAGGACGATATGCCCATTATTGAGGCTACTAAAGATGAGAAGAACAAGGAGACGGAAACATCTGATATCAAAGTGATCGAGgataagaaagaggaaaaacagatgGAAAAGATAGATGCCTCTGCTACCAAGCCTTTTACAGATGAGCagagggaaagggagaaagagatgagtGACATCACTGTTGCTAAGCCCcccaaagaagaagaactgaTTAGTAAGGGTGATACGTCTGCCGTTACCGTGAAAGAAGAAAATGGGCAAGAGATTTGTAAAGATGCTATCTCACCCATCAGCCTCATCACGGTAGAGGAACAGGATGCTGCCAGGCCAACCACAGAGCAAAGCAAGGATGACTCTTCCATTTCCAAACCTACTATGGAAGAAGACAAGAAGGAAGACACAAGTAAAGATGATACTGCTGCTTTCAAACTTACCAAGGCCGAGGAAAAAGATCAACTTCCAAGTACGGAAGATACTTCTGCTGTTAAACCAACACTTGGAGAGCAACAAGAGGAAAGTAAAGAGGatactgctgccatcacattCACCAAGATGGAGGAAGAGCATGTAAAAGTATGTAAAGATGAGGACAAGGTAGACGCAAAAGAGACACTTAAGGATGTCGTCAAACCAGTCAAGATGGAGGAAGAGCATGTAAAAGTATGTAAAGATGAGGACAAGGTAGACGCAAAAGAGACACTTAAGGATGTCGTCAAACCAGtcaagatggaggaagaggatgtgATGATGACCAAAGATATTTCCACTGTCACAACATCCAAGGACGAGTTTGTTGCTAAACTCACCACGCTAGACGAAAAGGAGAAAGATATTTGTGCTGTCAAATCAACgatagaagaagaaacagagaaagcagTAGATAAAGAGGAAACTTTCACTGAGGAAGAAGTGTCAATCCAAGATAGTAGTGTTGCTATCAAACCCATCAAGGAAGAACAAGACACAGTAATAATTAAGGATGACATTTCTGGTATCAAACCTACCAAGGAGGAAGAAAGCAAAGACACTGTTGGTGTAAAAACCCCTGCAGATGAAGAGAACAAGGTAGAGTTGAAAGATGTAACTGATCCAGAAATTCCAAAGGATGACGGATAAGGATGAGGATAaagaaattaaagtaaaagaggaagaaaagagttCGGATGTTGTATCTATTAAGGAGCAGAAGGATGATACTCCGGCCAAAAGCATGAAGAATGACAAAGAAGTGGAAATAAGTGATGGACAGATACAAATGCAGGAGGCTAAAGAGCAGGAAAAGACTGATACCTCTGATCACATTCTGGAGGAAATAAAGGATAAAGAAGTTGAAAAAGATGACgcaagaaaggaaaaagaaacagacTCCAGTTTTGAGCAACCCAAGGACACAAAAGAGATTTCAACCATCAAGGTAGAAGTCAAACAGGGCAGTTGTGATGCTGAATCCGTTAAACAGGAGACGGAGAAGTCTCCAACATTCGGTGCTAAAGATGAGGAAAAAGGGAAATATGATTATCCTTTTGAATCTGATCAAAAAGAGGTAGATCTTCCCGTGTCTCAGACCTtggaagaggagagaactaaaaaggATGATATTTGTGACGTAAGGGATAAGCATATGCATGAAGAAACCTCTGATGAGCTTACTGGAACTCAGAAAGAGAAGGAACCTTGTGGTGCTACAGCAATAGAGATGCAGCAAGACACTTCTGTGACTATCCCAAGTAAAGAGCAAGATAAACAGGCAAAGGATGTTATCAGTCaagaagagaagatggagaaagagaaagacgaCACACATGTTGCTGAACTGAGCAAAgaacagaaaatggaaaaagaacaagaaaaagaaTACACCTATGAGACTGatgacaccaaagatgaaaagACAAAACCAGAAGAGGATGAAAAGATGATTAAAGAAAAGGATGTTGCTGACAAGAACACCGATGAGATGACCGAGAAAGACTCTGATGCCGACCACACCAAAGAGGAGAAATGGGAGCGAGAGGAAGTACAAGAGAAAGAcctggaaaaaaacattaaacaaccTGCACAGACAGTCTTAGAAGAAGAATCCAAGTCAGATTACAAACCTGCATTTGTGGTTCAGTCCTCTGATGAAGACagggaagatgaagaggaggaggaggacatttGTATGGGAGGAGCAGGCTCCAGACCTCTGTCGGTAGAGCCGAGAAAATCAGAACATGACATCTCATCTGAAGGTCTGCAGTCATCCCAAAAACCACAGGAAAGAGACGAAACTAAACCACCAATATCAGAGAAGACCACAGTGATCATACCAACTCTTACAATGCAGGAGCCCTCTATTGATGAAGACGTCAAAGAGTTTGGCAAAGAAGAATCCAGTCTTTCACCTGAAGCAGGCAAAGATGTTGTGAAAGAAGAAACCACAGCTGCACCACTTGCCAAGCCAGAGCCCTCCTTTGATAGTGTCACACTAAAGGAGGATACTACCTCCATTCCCACAAAAGAAACAGCTTCTGATGTCCCCGCATCTAAAGCGGAACCAATGTCAGACTCAACCGAGAAAAAGTCTGCGTTGTCAACAGTATCGAGTACTGACAGTCAACCCAGGAGCTCTACGCTCTCAAGCACGGAGAGCCAGTCCAGTGTGGAGGAAACGCCACAACAAGAGAAACAACTATCGCCCCTGATGAGCTCAGGAGTCGGTGCTACAGAAAAGAAGCTGGAGGACAAACCAGgaaaggaggcagagagggagatggagggagaacGAGAGGTAGCTTCTCCAGGATTATCACAGCCATGCTCGTATTTCATGTTGGATTCTGACGACGCCAGCCACACTGACATTGTAAAATCAGACACTGCGAAAATGACCTCAGAGAAGGAAACGGTCAGTGGAAGCCTCGGAGGAGAAAAGCAAACCTTCGGTGCGTCCAAGTACGATCCGTATGAAAAGCCCATTCCAAAGGATCATGACTTGGACAATAGAGAAGAAAGTGAGGTTTCTTTAGGTTTTGATCCCGCCTCTGATATGGGTCTCGATGATAACAGAAGAACAAGCCAGACAGAGGCTGGAGGAGCCATGTTCCTCCTGGATGATCAGTACAAAGAAGAGCCTCTGTCCTTTAGTAGAGTCGACTACAGCCCGGTGTCCCTcacagagagtgaaagaagCAGCCACCACAGTCCAAGTGCCTCATCTCAATATGAAGACCGAGAGAAAGGccaagaggaagagagtgagagagaagaaagaccaGATACACCTTATGTTGACAAGAGCTTCTCATCAGTAGACATGCAAGATAACAAAATGTCCCAGGCGTCTGAGTCTTATTCTTTCAGTCCTAAAGAGGACAAACCTGAGAaatcagagaaagagaaagaggataTGATGGGaagtgctgcagcagcagcgtaTCAAACAGGGGTGACAAGAGAAAGTGACACGGTTTCTACCAGTGCATCTGTTCAATCAGGAGACGTACCAGTAAGACAAGAAACACCCTCTCCGTCATGGAGCCAATCAGATCTTGGTAGCCAAGTTTCAGCTGCTCCAGTAGCTTTTGGAGAATTCACAGAAAAGAGaacaacagaaaaagagaaggaaaaatcTGCTGAGTCACTCAAAGAAAAATCTCCGTCTGGTCGGCATTCACCTgcagaaaaagacattttaccTCAACAAGCATCACCTTTAGAGAAAGAAGAACCTTCAAGTGATGCAATGACTGTATCTGCTGCCACATTTTCAGGACATGAAATAGACGATAATGTCTTGGCATCTGACAATAGTCAACTTAGTAGCTCTGCTTCTAAATCCAAGTTAGACTTCCCTGATCGAAAAGAGAGCCTGATAGACAAAAGGTTACTTGTAGAAGGGGAAGATTtcaatgttgatgatgatgatgacgacgaagatgaagatgaggaagaggaagaggacgaaGGGGAGGAGCTAAGTGATGTAGATATAGAAAAAGGTGCCAGGGAACTGtctgaaaaagaaatgtgcagacGTACCTCTGGTGAGAGTGCCATGTTAGCAGAGGTAGAGGACTCAAATAAACAATCTCAGTTGCCTGAATCAAGCGTCCTTAAAGAGGAAGCAGTCTGTGAACCAACACCGGGTGAAGCCTCAGGTTCAGACAAGCAGGACGTGAGTAAAAAAACACCTTCTCCTGAAACAAAACCACTCAAAGAAGATGATACAGCCACATCCAAACTTCCTGAGATAAGGAGCGAAGATGTAGGTAAAAGTTCTCCGTCACCAGACCCAAGCGCTTACAGTATGGACAAAAGCAGTTTCACTACATCAGATGCTACGAAACTTCCTGAAACAACGAAAGCAGATGACACAGACAAAAAGCATTTGTCTCCTGAACCAACCACAAAGAGGAGGTTATCATCAGTCGAGGATTTTACCTCTTATGAAGTACTAAAGTCATCAAAAGGAGATGAAGACAAAGTGTCACTATCGCCAAGCTTTTTGAAAAAGGAAACTTGTCAACCAACGTCCACAAGCAGCTTGACGGGCAGCTTTTTGCCACCTGACCATTCAGAGACCTtgtcaaatattacatttagtcCCTCCCTTCCTCTAACAGGTAGCTATGCCGACATTGGACAGAGTAGATCTGGAGGTTATTCTGAGCATTTGTACAGTGAGGAGAGTCGAGGAGGATTCAAGGAAGATAGGAAAGAAACCTCAGATGCCTCCCAGCTATCCAAGCTAAGCGAtgataaatattacagccaAAGAGACGTACAAGAAGAAAGTCTAGATGAGAGGCAGAGCCTAGATACCGCCGCAAAACACAAGGAAACTGCCTCATCACCTTGCACATACACCACCTTAACATACTCTACTTCAACATACTCCTCCACATCGTACAGTTATTCGTCCTCAGCCTCAACGTCTGCCCCTTTGAGCCAACAGTTTGGAGACAAAGGTAAAGGTTTTTCAACGATATCAAGCTCCACTGTTCCTCTAGCCAAAGAGGAGCCATCGTTCAGGACAGAGTCTTCAAGTTCCTGTTTTGGAGGGTTTCAGAGAGATGAGTACATGGAGGTGACAACGAAACCTGCAACAACAGTGTCTTTATCCAGCCAGTTTAATGAGCCCAAACCATCAACTCTTGTCTCGTCTACCACTGCCAAACAGACTGTGGATCAAAGTGGTTCTGCAAAGCCTGAAACGGAAACAAAGTCAACCACTGATAGTTTTTATATGCTAGAAACTAAGATTCCAACATCCTCTGAAGTACCATCTTTACAAAGTATTGGACCAGTTAAGGTGTCAGAGGGGTTATCCTCTTCAGAGGCTTGCTTTGATGTCTCTCCCCTCCAAAGGGCTGACTCCTCTGACAAGGTGTCCCAAGAGTCATCGGAAGATGAGGAGCCTGTTACACTTGAAATGGAGGACAGCACCCTACCATGTCGTTTTGAATGTCAAACTATTAAAGTGGCTGAGCAAAAGTCGTATGTGGTAGAAAGTACCACACAGTCCACAGAGACGAAGACGGTCGCCATCACCTCTACTAGTGTTGAGTCTAAACCTGACTCGGTGATGGAAACAACTCAACAGACAGCCTCACTCACTTCACTTAGTGATAGTGGAGCCAGCAAAACCACATGTGCCACGACTGATGTGTCCAAAACAGAGCAGGAGAAAGAGCAAAGGGAGAAAACACCAGAGGtaaaagaggaaaagacaaaCGGCGCTATTGCACATTTGAAGGAAGACGAAAAGGTGTCAGgaaaagatgaaaagtcagagacTGCTAAAGACAGTGAAGTCGAATGCGTGTAAAGACGgcacagaggagaagaaggcaACAGCCGATCCAAAGATGTGTGAAAAAGCAGGAGATGATAAGAAAGGCGATGCAGAAAGAGTAGAGGAGAAAAGCTCGTTGGAGAAGCCACCAGAGAGATTAGAggtcaggagaaggagcagTATATCTGATTGGGAGCTACTACAGAAGCCTGAAGACTGCCCAAGTGCCCCTCCTCCAGGttatggtgatgatgatgatgatgatgaggatgaggaagcGATGGAGTGGATGACCAGTGTCCACGGAACCTCTATGTCCTCCTCAAAAGATACATATCGCACAGAAACCTCTAGCACAGGAGCCGTAAGGGCTGATCGTCCCTGTGACTTGAACACCGGAgccacctcctctgcctcccatCCAGGCTTCTCCTCCTGTGAATACAAACATCGCAAAGGAGAACTTTCTCCATCGTTCATCAACCCGAGCCCTCGTCCGCTCTCCAGTGATGAGGGCGAGGGTGAGGAGGAAGGCCACAGTGACCACTCCCAGGAAGGGGACGAAGACGATCAGGAACAACACTCTGTAAAAAGGAGGTCGCACAAACAGAGGCCCCACCACACTCCGAGTTACCATGGAGAAACTGGACAGGGGCCACACCAGCTGCCCGGCGCCATGTCATCTGGTTTGGCCGTGACGCTAGCTGGAGAGGAAACACCTCCGACATCAGTGAGCGAGTCGTTGCCTTCACAGTCAGATTCTGACGTCCCTCCAGGAACCGAAGAGTGTCCGTCCATAACAGCTGAAGGAAATCTGGACTCGGACGAAGACGCTGAACATCTGCCGGTGGACAAATTATCTGGAGCTGGTGGTGGTCACCATCCTCCATCACCAAGGTCGTCTCAGAAGACTCATGATCCCCCTCCCACCTCGATGAAGGACCCTCATCCCAACCCTCCTCACCCAGATGTGTGCATGGTAGATCCAGAGGCTCTTCTCAATGACCATAGCAGCACAGAGAAACTTCTTAAAAAGGAGCACAAGACTACCAAGGGCCTCAGAAAGAGCAAACCCAAGTCGGCCTCCCCTGCCCGTAAGGGTGAAGTCAGGAAGAGGTCCTCTACTCCAGCGAAGCAGACCTCCAAGGACTCCACCTCACCTCGATCAGCGTCCCTCAGGAGgaaggacacagacagaagctCCAGGCTGATCAAGATGTCTGAAACTCAAGGCTCCAGGACTGAGATCCTCAACCCGGGGAAAGGCTTGGTCAATGGTGTCAAGAGCAGTTCTGGTGTGTTTACATCTTTACATCCCACACATGTAGAAATATTGATTTGTatgaatgaattacaataattaattacattaaactGCAGTATTATTGTTGCCCTCTAAAGCTGTTTTATATCTTTGCTCACCTCCAGGTACCAACCCCCAGAAAACTAGCACTGCAGTCCCCGCAGGACCCCCCGTCTATGTTGACCTGGCCTATGTGCCAAACCACTGCAGTGCCAAGAACGTAGACCAGGAATTCTTCAAGAGAGTTCGAGCTTCATACTACGTGGTGAGCGGGAACGACCCGGG
This window contains:
- the map1ab gene encoding LOW QUALITY PROTEIN: microtubule-associated protein 1B (The sequence of the model RefSeq protein was modified relative to this genomic sequence to represent the inferred CDS: deleted 2 bases in 2 codons), which codes for MAMESASASAPGVVAMEMPARGALAVVEEDEGYSAPGSEERLRYRRGGGGRRRRGVPFNRGGYYMLIVIGEISTEPQLNAARAQIERGIRSWDVDLKCCDLDQQLQLFITRHSAHFSSEVRGQRTLHHRSDVLETVVLVNPSEDNVVSEIQSLVTDSAGHKLLVLSGQSSDHGGVLLQTGVFTHQTFSRIFADPGVSEILGTTAPKQQASLTVSCRGEVGWSSLGQQQTLQKFLEYKLNPESVLPKMEGVTEFTEYVSETVDVPSPFDLLEPPTSGGFLKLSKPCCYIFPGGRGDSALFSVNGFNILVDGGSERKSCFWKLVRHLDRIDSVLLTHIGADNLPGINGLLQRKIAEQEEEQSQGSINYSDWMKNLISPELGVVFFNVPEKLRMPESNLKVKRSIEEASLTLQYLNKLGIKPEPLARVASNTIEPITLFHKMGVGRLDMYVLNPVKDSKEMQFLMQKWAGNSKAKTGIVLPNGKEGEISVPYLTSVTALVVWLPANPAEKIIRVLFPGNAPQNKILEGLEKLKHLDFLRYPVATQKDIASGASPSVIKQTKLKQRTDSKESLKSSPKTTAKASKKETEGQDDVSAATETKSDSVKENMSEKKDETKPTKTIKSKSDVPEKKKLLKEKSLKKHPKERVSKMDEKKDKEKKEIKKVKRDDSAKKDEKRDVKSRDDKKKDASKPELRKMTKPDLKPFTPEVRKTLHKAKVSSKAKTGKVKAAKALPAEPKPEEPKPETIQPEPIENGAVEGTSVPSSPRDLSKDFEDVEKAVTVSAKPQDDYEPTSQSLTQEKQDAQESISEVPPAAKSPEKEASASDAGAEVEEKDEELREIEDAQKFEDEGAASQDEEDEEEEEGEAPAAEKKTEEEEEEDMGIGEEEDEAKWKDDGLDRKHELEEMEKSENLSAKVVMKEELQMIPSEEEEEEEEEAVEKAELEEVEDLDVIADEEIKSEDGIKEEMTAAEEEEEEEEGYLSHVGGATAPITSVVQGAAAAEPISYIQDETIPGYSETEQTISDEEIHEEAEERIPHLQYDVGTYDISVPDQTGSFVNIHGMREMQAAAITEKCYMPGVQEQVSVFTNIITAPLAEEEHVSSATSITEYDKVCSFPTSIAEDHSAASVAAPAAEEPLKSPVTLPTPPDASQGKEQPRSAETLSPPSLEEDKQYKSLSEDLQLPVAELKMPVKAPEAPDEEEEEEEEEEEDEDQTPNVEISLEKLQEGYASSQVLQGKDIEKLAGSVSPALIQDTKPVHLPVEEENKDAAAPKDISSVVPTRPFGSDSVTSESEERCFSPDDITVKMASPPQSGPPSAAHSPLRLSPVEDKIKVFPDLELQKQEELLVVVAAAEDKTKKKDEADVDKQKADQLEEVSTSLDEPFEKDIKEVPEMESEKDAKHAETIPTIVASLPEVQSPMLGRESFISSGQSDEELDARLKEKDPKVPVPGTVQERESSFHDDDDDDDDDDDDDDKSAVKTVKAEQEKEKDDTSDVIQMKDEQKQKSVIQEDFSTIMSITDEDAGVKDDTSGVKPIKEEQTATATVDSAINDEQKEPEKDQTPDTTEEAQMEGVASQVKQIKDEQKQKYDDIDLTPEDVVKETEFKKGPLSESEILKEEEKKTDKGDISSIKTEEKESEKVHATDIKPVKDEMEKEVKKDDMPIIEATKDEKNKETETSDIKVIEDKKEEKQMEKIDASATKPFTDEQREREKEMSDITVAKPPKEEELISKGDTSAVTVKEENGQEICKDAISPISLITVEEQDAARPTTEQSKDDSSISKPTMEEDKKEDTSKDDTAAFKLTKAEEKDQLPSTEDTSAVKPTLGEQQEESKEDTAAITFTKMEEEHVKVCKDEDKVDAKETLKDVVKPVKMEEEHVKVCKDEDKVDAKETLKDVVKPVKMEEEDVMMTKDISTVTTSKDEFVAKLTTLDEKEKDICAVKSTIEEETEKAVDKEETFTEEEVSIQDSSVAIKPIKEEQDTVIIKDDISGIKPTKEEESKDTVGVKTPADEENKVELKDVTDPEIPKDDGEQKDDTPAKSMKNDKEVEISDGQIQMQEAKEQEKTDTSDHILEEIKDKEVEKDDARKEKETDSSFEQPKDTKEISTIKVEVKQGSCDAESVKQETEKSPTFGAKDEEKGKYDYPFESDQKEVDLPVSQTLEEERTKKDDICDVRDKHMHEETSDELTGTQKEKEPCGATAIEMQQDTSVTIPSKEQDKQAKDVISQEEKMEKEKDDTHVAELSKEQKMEKEQEKEYTYETDDTKDEKTKPEEDEKMIKEKDVADKNTDEMTEKDSDADHTKEEKWEREEVQEKDLEKNIKQPAQTVLEEESKSDYKPAFVVQSSDEDREDEEEEEDICMGGAGSRPLSVEPRKSEHDISSEGLQSSQKPQERDETKPPISEKTTVIIPTLTMQEPSIDEDVKEFGKEESSLSPEAGKDVVKEETTAAPLAKPEPSFDSVTLKEDTTSIPTKETASDVPASKAEPMSDSTEKKSALSTVSSTDSQPRSSTLSSTESQSSVEETPQQEKQLSPLMSSGVGATEKKLEDKPGKEAEREMEGEREVASPGLSQPCSYFMLDSDDASHTDIVKSDTAKMTSEKETVSGSLGGEKQTFGASKYDPYEKPIPKDHDLDNREESEVSLGFDPASDMGLDDNRRTSQTEAGGAMFLLDDQYKEEPLSFSRVDYSPVSLTESERSSHHSPSASSQYEDREKGQEEESEREERPDTPYVDKSFSSVDMQDNKMSQASESYSFSPKEDKPEKSEKEKEDMMGSAAAAAYQTGVTRESDTVSTSASVQSGDVPLFVLSLNVCPFEPTVWRQRKTKRCQEKMKSQRLLKTVKSNACKDGTEEKKATADPKMCEKAGDDKKGDAERVEEKSSLEKPPERLEVRRRSSISDWELLQKPEDCPSAPPPGYGDDDDDDEDEEAMEWMTSVHGTSMSSSKDTYRTETSSTGAVRADRPCDLNTGATSSASHPGFSSCEYKHRKGELSPSFINPSPRPLSSDEGEGEEEGHSDHSQEGDEDDQEQHSVKRRSHKQRPHHTPSYHGETGQGPHQLPGAMSSGLAVTLAGEETPPTSVSESLPSQSDSDVPPGTEECPSITAEGNLDSDEDAEHLPVDKLSGAGGGHHPPSPRSSQKTHDPPPTSMKDPHPNPPHPDVCMVDPEALLNDHSSTEKLLKKEHKTTKGLRKSKPKSASPARKGEVRKRSSTPAKQTSKDSTSPRSASLRRKDTDRSSRLIKMSETQGSRTEILNPGKGLVNGVKSSSGTNPQKTSTAVPAGPPVYVDLAYVPNHCSAKNVDQEFFKRVRASYYVVSGNDPGSGEPSRGVLDALLEGKSQWGTNLQVTLIPTHDTEVTRDWYQQTHERQQDLNIMVLASSSTVVMQDESFSACKIEF